Below is a genomic region from Streptomyces sp. NBC_00461.
CGGGGGCGCGGATGCCGAACACACCCAGCTCGCCGAGCCGCCGGTAGAGCCGGCGCGGAACCTGGCCGGTCCGTTCCCATTCCTGGTGGTGCGGCACGACCTCCGCCTGCAGGAAGTCGCGGATCACGCGCCGGAACGCCTCGTGGTCTGCGTCATAGACAGTGCGCCGCATGGGTCAGCCCTTTCGCTCGGCCGCGATCAGTTCCGCGGCGCGCTCACCGATGAGCATCGACGGCGCGGCGGTGTGTCCGCGCACGATCTCCGGCATGACCGAGGCGTCCGCCACCCGCAGGCCGCGGAGGCCGCGCACCCGGAGCCGTTCGTCCACGACGGACGCCGGGTCGGTTCCCATCCGGCATGTTCCGGTCGGGTGGTAGAGCGACTGCGCCGCCTGGACGGCGGCGTGACGGCGGTCCGGGCCGGGGGGCAGCGCCGGTTGTACGGGGGCGCCGGCCTCCGAGGCGAGGGGCTCGGTGGCGAGCACCTCCTCCGCGATGCGCAGCCCGGCGTCCAGGACTCGCCGGTCCTCCGGATCGCTCAGATATCCCGGATCGATCAGCGGCCGGGACAGCGGATCCGCGTCGCGCAGCGCGATCTCGCCGCGGCTTCGCGGCTGGAGCAGCACCACGGCGAGGGTGAACCCGGCGGACTGCGACCGAGTGCGCCCCTCGTCGACGAACTGCCCGGTCAGCAGCACCAGTTCGATGTCCGGGTGCGGCAGCGCCGGGTCGCTGCGCACGAACGCGTACGCCTCGCCGAGGTTGGAGGTGAGCGGACCGCGGCCGTTCGCGCGGAACTGCGTGAACGCCCCCGGAGCACGGCGCGGATCGGGGCCGGGCTCCGCCGCCTCGACCAGCAGCATCGCGGCCAGGTGGTCGCGCAGGTTGCGCCCGACCTCCGGCGCGTCGGCGACCAACTCGATCCCGTGGTCGCGCAGTCGGTCGGCGGGCCCGATCCCGGACAGCATCAGCAGTCTCGGCGAATCGACGGCCCCCGCGCACAGGATGACCTCGCGGCGGGCCGTCACCGTGACCGGCCGGCCGTCGACGGAGTACCGGACCCCTTCGGCCCGCCCGTCGACGATCTCCACCTTGTGTACGGCCGCTCCGTGGCGCACGACGAGGTTGGGCCGGTGCGCGGCGGGCCGCAGATATCCGTCCGCCGTACTGCGCCGTCGCCCGCCGGCTTGCATCACCATGGTGGGCCGGGCGCCGTCGGACGCCGAGCCGTTCTCGTCGGCGGCGAGGGGAATCCCGGCCTTGCCGCAGGCGTCGAGGAACGCCGAGGTCACCGGGGCCGGATCGGGCAGCGCCGCGACGCGCATCGGGGCGCCGTCGTCGCAGCCGATCCGGGACAGCACGGGGCGGACCGCCGCGTAGGACCAGAGCGGGCCGGCGAGTTCGCCCCAGCGGTCGTAGTCGGCTCGCTGGCCGGGGACCCACATCATCGCGTTGATCGACGACGAGCCGCCGAGGGTCCTGCCGTGCGGCCAGTACACCCGCCGTCCGGCCAGCCGCTGCTGCGGGGCGGTCTCGTCGGCCCAGTCGACGGCGCTGCCGAACAAGCCGGGGAACAGGGCGGGGACAGCGATCGAGGGCAGGTCGTCGGCCGGTCCCGCCTCAAGCACCAGCACGGTCGTGTCCGGGTCCTCGCTGAGCCGGGCGGCCAGCGGTGCGCCCGCCGCCCCGGCGCCGACGACGACGTAGTCGTACGCCTCGTTCACCGCGGCGTACTCGCCTTGCGGCGGTCCTCGTCGGCGAACTCTTCCTCAAGCCGCTCTGCCACGACGTCACGCTCGACCTCGCCCGCGGACTCGTTCAGCGCCGAGGAGATCGCCCGCAGGCGTCGGCGCGGACGGCTGCTCGCGTACAGCAGGATCTCCTTGACCTCGATGTCGAACAGGTCCGCGGGATAGGACTTGGCGGCGAAGTCGATCTGCCGCAGCGCGTGCGGTATCAGCTCCCGCATGGTGCTCTGGGCGACGTTCCAGTTCTCCGGATCGGCGGCGACGTGCCGGCGGCAGGTGTACGTGCCCCACGCCATGTGCCGCCGCTCGTCGTCGCCGATCAGTTCCACGACCCTGCGCATGCCCGGGAAGATCCCGAGTGAGGTGCAGAACCGGTTCCAGGTGTAGTAGCCGGTGAGCGCGAGCGTCCCCTCGACGAGGTGGTTGTACGTGATCGAGGCGCGCACCTGGTTGGCCGGGCTCGGATCGTGGTGCAGTTTCTCCAGCGCCTCCGGCAGGGCGATGCCAAAGATCTCCTGGTAGCCGGGGTTGCCGGTCACCAACTCGTTGAGATCGTCGTGCAGTCCCACGGCGTCCATCCACCGGCGGAAGACCTCGACGTGCTTGGCCTCTTCGAAGCAGAACTGCGCCAGGTACATCTCGTCACCCAGCCGTCCCTCGGACGCGACGGCGGACATGAACGGCTGGATGTCCCGGGTGACCGCCTCCTCGCCCGCCACGAACTGGGCGCACATGACCGCCACGGCCTCCTGGGCCTGCGGGGACAGTGCCGCGAAATCCTCGGCGTCGCGGGTGAAGTCGAGGTCCGCCGGATTCCAGAACCTGCGGTTGCCCTTCGCGAACAGCCGCATGGGCAGCATGTCCCAGTCGATGCCGCCCGCGTTCAACGACGCGTAACCGGTGCGCCGGGCTGGTGAGTCGGGTTGGTTCGTCATGGTTCGTTCCTTTCCGAAGTGCCGGCCTCGCTCAGAGGAGGTCCAGCTGCTTGGCGAGATATCGGCTCCGGCATTCGGCGCGCTTGATCTTGGCGCTGCTGGTGTAGGGCAGTGAACCGGCCGCCAGCAGCACCACCTCGTCCACGCGCACTCCCTGCGCGGACGCGACGGCAGCGGCGACCGCCGTCTCGATCTCGGCGGCGTCCACGGGCCGGCGCACCGAGTCCTGCACGGTCTGCGCCCCCCGCACCACCTGGTGCCGGCGCTGCACCTCCGTCAGCACGACCAGCCGCTCCCGGCTGCCGTCGTCGACCGAGAAGGCACAGCACCGGTCCTCGCGCAACGCCGGATGGGCTCCGTGCAGCGCGGCCTCGATGTCGTGCGGGTAGTAGTTGAGCCCGTTGAGGATGATCGCGTCCTTGCGCCGGCCGGTGACGAACACCTGGCCGTCGTGGACGAATCCGAGGTCGCCGGTGGCCAGGAAGCGGAGCCCGGGTGCTTCGGCCAGTTCGATGCCGAACGTCTCGGCGGTCTGCCGCGGCGCGTTCCAGTAACCCTCGCTGACGCTGGGTCCGGCGATGTAGATCTCGCCGACCTCGTCCGCGGCGCACACGCGGCGGGTCAGCGGAGCGACGATGCGCAGGCACAGGGTGTCCTGGATCTGCCCGCACCCCACCAGCGCCTGGACGCCGGCGACACCGCGGCGGCCGGCGACCGGGACCACCCGGCCCGCGGCCAGTCGCTCGGCGTCGAAAGTGGCGATGACCGGGTCGCGCAGTGCGGGACCGCCGCTGACCATCACCGTCGACTCGGCCAGCCCGTAGCAGGGGAAGAACGCGGAGCTGCGGAACCCGGCGGCGGCGAACTTGGCGCTGAACGCCTCCAGCGTCTCCGGCCGCACCGGCTCGGCGCCCACGCCCGCCAACTCCCAGCCGGAAAGGTCGAGTTCGGCGACCTGCTCCTCGGGCACCCGGCGCACGGCAAGCTCGTAGGCGAAGTTCGGCGCGACACTCACCGCCCTGCCGCGGTCCGAGACGGCGCGCAACCAGCTGACGGGACGCTGCACGAAGGCCATCGGCGACATGTGCACGGCCTCGTAGTCGCGGTACAGCGGCGACAGAACTCCGTTGACCAGACCCATGTCGTGGAAGAAGGGGAGGAACAGCACGTTGGGCGGGGGGCGTTCACCGGCGCGCAGCTCGCCTCGATAGGCGTTGGCCCGGATGAGTTCCAGGTTGTTCAGCACGTTGCGATGGGTGAGGGTCACGCCCTTGGGCACACCCGTCGACCCGGACGAGTACTGCAGATACGCGACCGAGCCCGGCTCGATCTCCGGAGGGCTCCACTTTTCCGCCAGTTCCCGTGCGTCCTCGCCGAGAACCGTGTCCGAGGCGAGGCAGACCACGTCGGCCAGCGACGCGACGGCCCGGCCCCCGTCCAGCCGCGTGAGCGCGGACTGCGTGGTCAGGAGCACCCTGGGCTCGGCGCTGCCGCAGACCGCGTCCACCTTGTCGGTCTTCGGTCCGGTGCGGCCGATCTCAACGGGCGGTATCGGTACGGCGATCAGGCCGGCGTACAGGCAGCCGAAGAATCCGACGATGAACTCG
It encodes:
- a CDS encoding R2-like ligand-binding oxidase; this encodes MTNQPDSPARRTGYASLNAGGIDWDMLPMRLFAKGNRRFWNPADLDFTRDAEDFAALSPQAQEAVAVMCAQFVAGEEAVTRDIQPFMSAVASEGRLGDEMYLAQFCFEEAKHVEVFRRWMDAVGLHDDLNELVTGNPGYQEIFGIALPEALEKLHHDPSPANQVRASITYNHLVEGTLALTGYYTWNRFCTSLGIFPGMRRVVELIGDDERRHMAWGTYTCRRHVAADPENWNVAQSTMRELIPHALRQIDFAAKSYPADLFDIEVKEILLYASSRPRRRLRAISSALNESAGEVERDVVAERLEEEFADEDRRKASTPR
- a CDS encoding fatty acyl-AMP ligase → MPLESGRWPTLVDMCASRAAEDPERVYFTYLPDGRTVGASLTAEAVDRGARALAVLLLRHADPGDRVLLAYPPGLEFIVGFFGCLYAGLIAVPIPPVEIGRTGPKTDKVDAVCGSAEPRVLLTTQSALTRLDGGRAVASLADVVCLASDTVLGEDARELAEKWSPPEIEPGSVAYLQYSSGSTGVPKGVTLTHRNVLNNLELIRANAYRGELRAGERPPPNVLFLPFFHDMGLVNGVLSPLYRDYEAVHMSPMAFVQRPVSWLRAVSDRGRAVSVAPNFAYELAVRRVPEEQVAELDLSGWELAGVGAEPVRPETLEAFSAKFAAAGFRSSAFFPCYGLAESTVMVSGGPALRDPVIATFDAERLAAGRVVPVAGRRGVAGVQALVGCGQIQDTLCLRIVAPLTRRVCAADEVGEIYIAGPSVSEGYWNAPRQTAETFGIELAEAPGLRFLATGDLGFVHDGQVFVTGRRKDAIILNGLNYYPHDIEAALHGAHPALREDRCCAFSVDDGSRERLVVLTEVQRRHQVVRGAQTVQDSVRRPVDAAEIETAVAAAVASAQGVRVDEVVLLAAGSLPYTSSAKIKRAECRSRYLAKQLDLL
- a CDS encoding GMC family oxidoreductase, whose translation is MNEAYDYVVVGAGAAGAPLAARLSEDPDTTVLVLEAGPADDLPSIAVPALFPGLFGSAVDWADETAPQQRLAGRRVYWPHGRTLGGSSSINAMMWVPGQRADYDRWGELAGPLWSYAAVRPVLSRIGCDDGAPMRVAALPDPAPVTSAFLDACGKAGIPLAADENGSASDGARPTMVMQAGGRRRSTADGYLRPAAHRPNLVVRHGAAVHKVEIVDGRAEGVRYSVDGRPVTVTARREVILCAGAVDSPRLLMLSGIGPADRLRDHGIELVADAPEVGRNLRDHLAAMLLVEAAEPGPDPRRAPGAFTQFRANGRGPLTSNLGEAYAFVRSDPALPHPDIELVLLTGQFVDEGRTRSQSAGFTLAVVLLQPRSRGEIALRDADPLSRPLIDPGYLSDPEDRRVLDAGLRIAEEVLATEPLASEAGAPVQPALPPGPDRRHAAVQAAQSLYHPTGTCRMGTDPASVVDERLRVRGLRGLRVADASVMPEIVRGHTAAPSMLIGERAAELIAAERKG